The following are encoded in a window of Streptomyces sp. SAT1 genomic DNA:
- a CDS encoding helix-turn-helix domain-containing protein, whose translation MILLRRLLGDVLRRQRQRQGRTLREVSSSARVSLGYLSEVERGQKEASSELLSAICDALDVRMSELMREVSDELALAELAQSAAASDTVPTPVRPMLGSVSVTGVPPERVTIKAPAAEAVDVVAA comes from the coding sequence ATGATTCTGCTCCGTCGCCTGCTGGGTGACGTGCTGCGTCGGCAGCGCCAACGCCAGGGCCGTACTCTGCGCGAAGTCTCCTCGTCCGCCCGAGTCTCGCTCGGCTATCTCTCCGAGGTGGAGCGGGGGCAGAAGGAGGCTTCCTCCGAGCTGCTCTCCGCCATCTGCGACGCGCTGGACGTACGGATGTCCGAGCTCATGCGGGAAGTGAGCGACGAACTCGCCCTTGCCGAGCTGGCCCAGTCCGCTGCGGCCAGCGATACCGTGCCCACGCCGGTTCGCCCGATGCTGGGTTCCGTTTCGGTGACCGGTGTGCCACCGGAACGGGTGACGATCAAGGCGCCCGCCGCCGAGGCGGTGGACGTGGTCGCCGCGTGA